The following proteins are encoded in a genomic region of Dyadobacter sp. UC 10:
- a CDS encoding carboxy terminal-processing peptidase → MRKYLITLIPVVLLGWQRGPVQDHATTVPAVGTSMEDDIKPIPAQYKAEELTTRILSSYHYRKTKLNDSLSVAIFDKYIDGIDHGKLYYLAEDLKNFEQYKNSFDDYLQKRELDVPFQIYNVFRKRYKERSDYIQNLLGQPKPFDFNTDESMDTDREKAAWAKNTDELNDTWRKYLKSEALDLKLSGKADTAVITTLRDRYKNRDRALGRIRTEQVFQMFMNAYAESMDPHTSYMAPTSADRFKQEMSQSLEGIGALLREEDNYIKIVEVIPGGPAFKGKQLKKEDKIVAVAQGDEGKMVDIVGWFVDDAVKLIKGPKSTVVRLQVISADALPGSVPKEYRLVREKIKLEEQRAKSEIVSINNANKNFKIGVIDIPLFYRDFEGAQHKEKEFSSTTRDVQKLITELQASNVDGIVIDLRNNGGGSLTEAVSLTGLFINRGPVVQVKEGQGEIEVQSDNDPAIAYDGPMAVMVNRFSASASEIFAAAIQDYKRGIIVGEQTYGKGTVQTLIDLNQWVPKETDQLGQVKLTVAKFYRINGSSTQLKGVMPDLELPTAFKENEYGEGSQPSALPWDQIPSSRYDLSNNINPKVIDQLRDKYKQRLKSDDELKTLAKTLEEFKAARENKIVSLQESKRKVERDEAEKKRAAMKQLGEDTTDGEEDEDADPKAVEAPKEAKKKKDIYLTETGRMLADLIVISKEPSFAGTKKKQ, encoded by the coding sequence ATGAGAAAGTACTTAATCACTCTTATTCCGGTTGTGTTGCTCGGATGGCAACGGGGCCCTGTTCAGGATCATGCGACGACAGTGCCTGCTGTTGGTACCTCTATGGAGGACGATATCAAGCCAATCCCTGCTCAATACAAAGCGGAGGAGCTGACGACACGTATTTTGTCTAGTTACCATTATAGAAAAACCAAATTAAACGATTCATTGTCAGTGGCCATCTTTGATAAATATATCGATGGGATAGACCACGGCAAGCTGTATTACCTGGCTGAGGATCTTAAGAATTTTGAACAATACAAAAATTCTTTCGACGATTATCTCCAAAAACGCGAACTGGATGTGCCTTTTCAAATTTATAATGTGTTCAGAAAGCGTTATAAAGAGAGAAGTGACTATATCCAAAACTTGCTGGGCCAGCCAAAACCGTTCGATTTCAACACGGACGAGTCCATGGATACAGACAGAGAAAAAGCTGCCTGGGCAAAGAACACCGATGAATTGAACGATACCTGGCGTAAGTACCTGAAAAGTGAGGCACTTGACCTTAAACTTTCCGGGAAGGCAGATACAGCAGTAATCACCACACTTCGCGACCGGTATAAAAATCGCGACCGTGCATTAGGCCGTATTCGTACGGAGCAGGTATTTCAAATGTTTATGAATGCTTACGCGGAATCAATGGATCCGCATACCAGCTACATGGCCCCAACTTCCGCAGATCGTTTCAAACAGGAAATGAGCCAGTCACTGGAAGGGATTGGCGCGTTGCTTCGTGAGGAAGATAATTATATCAAGATCGTAGAAGTTATCCCTGGCGGCCCTGCTTTCAAAGGAAAGCAACTTAAAAAGGAAGACAAGATTGTTGCGGTTGCACAAGGTGATGAAGGCAAAATGGTCGATATCGTAGGTTGGTTTGTCGACGATGCAGTGAAATTGATCAAAGGACCAAAATCCACAGTAGTTCGTCTTCAGGTAATTTCCGCAGACGCTTTGCCGGGCTCTGTTCCAAAAGAATATCGTTTGGTGCGTGAAAAGATCAAATTGGAAGAGCAGCGGGCCAAAAGCGAGATCGTCTCTATTAACAATGCAAATAAAAATTTCAAAATCGGTGTAATCGATATTCCATTGTTTTACCGCGATTTCGAAGGTGCCCAGCACAAGGAAAAAGAGTTTTCGAGCACGACCCGGGATGTGCAGAAGTTGATTACAGAATTGCAGGCCTCCAATGTGGATGGTATTGTGATTGATCTGCGTAATAACGGCGGAGGATCGTTAACTGAGGCTGTTTCATTGACAGGTTTGTTTATCAATAGGGGACCGGTTGTACAGGTCAAAGAAGGTCAGGGCGAAATAGAGGTCCAGTCTGACAATGATCCTGCAATTGCATATGACGGACCGATGGCAGTGATGGTCAACAGATTTAGTGCTTCTGCATCCGAGATCTTTGCAGCCGCTATTCAGGATTACAAGCGCGGTATAATTGTCGGCGAGCAAACTTACGGGAAAGGTACCGTGCAAACGCTGATTGATCTGAACCAGTGGGTTCCTAAAGAAACCGATCAGCTTGGACAGGTAAAACTAACCGTTGCGAAATTTTACCGCATCAACGGAAGCAGCACCCAGCTAAAAGGCGTTATGCCGGATCTGGAATTGCCTACTGCCTTCAAAGAAAATGAATACGGTGAAGGGTCGCAGCCAAGTGCATTACCCTGGGATCAGATCCCATCTTCGCGATATGATCTTTCGAATAATATTAATCCGAAGGTAATCGACCAGCTTCGTGACAAGTATAAGCAGCGGTTAAAGTCTGACGACGAGCTGAAAACGCTGGCGAAAACATTGGAAGAATTTAAAGCTGCCCGCGAAAATAAAATAGTTTCTTTACAGGAATCCAAAAGAAAGGTCGAGAGGGATGAGGCTGAGAAGAAAAGGGCTGCAATGAAACAACTGGGGGAAGATACCACAGATGGGGAAGAGGACGAGGATGCTGATCCAAAAGCAGTTGAGGCACCGAAAGAGGCCAAAAAGAAAAAGGACATTTACCTGACGGAAACCGGCAGAATGCTGGCTGATCTGATTGTAATATCCAAGGAGCCAAGTTTCGCAGGGACTAAAAAGAAACAATAA
- a CDS encoding chryseobasin-related MNIO class RiPP peptide produces MKISKPVLQAVAIAVALSTITACADSDIKPEKEKKTNTKTMGSCPACGMG; encoded by the coding sequence ATGAAAATCTCCAAGCCAGTTCTTCAGGCCGTAGCGATCGCAGTCGCACTGAGCACAATTACTGCCTGTGCCGACAGTGACATCAAGCCGGAAAAAGAGAAAAAAACCAATACCAAAACAATGGGTTCCTGCCCGGCTTGCGGAATGGGCTGA